The sequence TCAAACCTCTATTGGCTCGAGCAAATTCTTCGAATTCTTCAAAAGAAATGAAGCCATCCCCATCAGTGTCAAGTTCAGCCATCATATACTGGACTTCTTCAGAGGTTACAGAGCCTAGCAGCTTCAATGACTCTCCAAGTTCTGCTGAAGAAATTTTACCATCACCATTTAAATCAAAACGCTTGAAGACTCTTTCGCGATCGGCTATGTCTTGAGGATCTTCAGCCATTCTTTGGTTTCTTCTTTgcctttttgttttgttttgtgatggtTATAATGCAAGGCAAAGTTGGTCttctttgttgattttttttttttggcaactAATTGGATCCGAAAAATGAGTTAGAAATTTGGGTTATAAAGAGGCATTCCTATTACTGTTAGTTTGTATGATTACCCTTAGCCTTAGGAATCGGGCTTTGAGGTTTAATGGtcttaacaactaaattttgcAACAACCAATCTGTTATACACTTTGTGGAAGGAAACAAATGTTGAATCCCCAAAACAGATACTGACAACATTTGACACCTCAAAATTACGTGCAAAAATCTTGAAAAGTTTACCAAATATGAAAACTAATCCTAAAAATTTTGCGGGATCAACAAATAAACAATAGTATTTATATTTTCGGTATGTTTGACTGTTAATTTAATGAGAGGAGTAAAATTCTCAATTATCAGAAATAGTAACAACCAAACTGTCAATGATCATCAAATGCTGTAAACCGAAAGAAACACTTCAGATTGAGAATGAATGTAACTGAATCTGCAACACATGCATTAGCCTCAAGAATTTAACATTGATCTTGAATAAATACACGTGGTTAATAATTCAGTTATGAACTTCCACATATTTATCGGAAATTATTACCGATTATTTGGAGCTGCATTCAGGTTTATGCCAACAATCTTCTTCTAGATTGACTCATAAATGGTATTCATTTTCCATACAATAATTTATGCCAGCGAAAACATGGAAAAACTTTGCAAGCCCATTTAATTGACAGCTGATTAATAGATCGGATGATATTATGCAACTGACTTGACCAAGGTGTTCAACACTACTTCTCTTGTTGGCAAAGCTGGAATTGCTCCTCTCTCCATCACAGTCAATGCACCGCAAGCATTAGCAAAACTAAGGGCATCTCGGAGTTTGCTCTCATCCTAAAGAATTCAGATTCATAGTTAGCATTAAAGAGTTCTGTGCTTTGAGTTGAAGTATAAGAGGAAGTGCAGCACCAAATGGAAAGACAGGTTGAAGTTTGAGAATTTAAATTACTTAGTTCAGCACTTTCAGTTTTTGTTTCAGAAGTAGCTACAGCAAGAATAAGGATGTGACATAGTTTTAGGACCCGTTTGGCCATAGATTTCCCAAGTAGTTTTGGGGAAAAAAACTTGGCAAATAATGTTTGGCCATACAATTTGCCATTGTATGGCAAATAATCCAAATTCCTAAATACTAGAAAAAAAACAGTATTTGGGCCAAATTCCATTTTTGGAACTTTTACTAAAACACTATGGCCAAACACATGGTGGACTTCCCCAAATCTTCACCCAAAAACGActtgcaaaaaaaatatttgggaaTCTATGGCCAAACACTAGGTTAGTAGTGGTCTTAGCTTCATCAACTGCGAGTTCATACTTGCAGAAGACAATTGTTCAAATTGCGATTTTTCAGCTGGCTTATATTGCTGGATTGCACAAGCAAGTTTAATTTTCCAAGACACTAACTAAAAGAGGTTTCAATGACACAGTAAAATATCCACACCGCAAGTAAATCATATAGATCCTTTAATGTACTTTACTGAAGATACACGTAATGCACAAACAAGAAATGGTATCAATTTTTTTTGCTCATTAGATGACATGAGAAACCAGATACAGAATGAAAAATATAAAGTAGTAGCCAACAGAATGCCAGGATAATGGAACATTAAAACTACAGAACATAATTCGATTCAATACAAAAAGCGATACCTGAAGCAGGGAGACATCAGATGCTAGTTGTGACAATATTCCAGCTACGAAAGCATCTCCAGCACCGGTGGTGTCCACAGCGTCCACCTTTATACCCTTAACTCGTCCACTGAAATCCTGTTTTCATGATGCAAGAAATTTCAgagaacttttttcttttttccttcatATATAGTGGTAACTGGCGAATCTGGGTAAGCACATATCAGCTTGGTGACTGATCTAGAAGTTTGAACTATAGACGCATTAAATTCTACTATTTCTAAACCTGTTCCTGCAATTTATGCACTACTTGAGCAGGAACAAGCTGACAAATCTGAACCAGCTTGAAGGAGACCGATAAGACTCAGACAACCTCTAATGAGCTTTTCAAGAAAACAGAAGAAGCAGTAGTCATGTGTTTGCTGATCATGATTTCACGAAAGGAAACAGAATAAAGGATCTTCTGAAATAAACTTCAGAGTGCAAGGATTATTATGAGTAGTTTTTTTGACAAGTAAAACAGAGCAATTGATTAAGGCTCTTGTGATGAATCTATATTGATTCCAGATTAATCTATCAACAAGCCAATCAACTCTAACATAGATAATAATATACTTATTCAGCTAGGAATTGACTGGTTAAAAAGGCACAGCGTCCATGTGTGCGAATCTTGATAACCAAATAGCAGATTGTACCTTTAGCAAATGctgtaataatttaaaaaattatgaaacgATATTACATCTTAAGATATCAGGAACAAAGAGATTTCTTAACTTCATGATAAAGGGTTGCAAAATCAGTTGCTTAAACACATTAATTTGTGTAGAAAGCGGGATTgcagtaactggtaaagttgctgccatgtgaccaggaggtcacgggttcaagccttggaaacagcctctggcagaaatgcaaggtaaggttgtgtacgatacacccttttggtggggcccttccccggacaccgcgcataacggtagctttagtgcaccgggtttTTTTTAGTGGGATTGCAGTTGCAATTATGCAATTTGCCTAGCAGAACAACCAGGCATGCAACAGAGTTGAATAATTTTTATAACACGATTTTACCATATCTTAGAAGCTCACCTTGGTGTAATATCGGCAACCTTCTGGACCCTCTGTGACGAGGAGTAACTTGAGGTTTGGATGGTACAACTTCCGAACTACATTATCATCATAAGGATCTTCTCCTTGTGTCAAAAACGAAATCTCTTCTTCACTTATCTGGTGATAACAAGCAGCTGAAACATCAGAGGTAACATTTCATATGAAAGTTCAGACTTTCCAGTCCGACTCTCTAGCAAGATTAACTATATTGTCATTAACAAATAAGATTGTACATTGGACACTTGGAAACAAGTACCTTAATTATGTCAGCAGTATCCCATATGCTAAGGATTCCTTCTCTAGCACTTTCTGCAGATGGCCACAATGGAAGCCTCAAATTGGGATCATAGGATAAGATCACACCAGCATCCTTCGCAGCTCTTGCAGCTGCAATATGGGCTGATTTGCATGGCTCTGTAATCAAACTTATGGAACCGTAATGGAAAACTTTTGCCTGTCATAAGGTATAGGAATCATTGGTTATCACTATCAAGTTGACTATCTAGGTACAATTTACCAGTAAGAGTCCACACCAGAAATATTAGAAGAAATGCAAACTATCCATGATTAAACTGTTGCAATAAGGAAAACAAcatgtaaaaaaatattgttaaaagTTTGCGAACTTCTAAAGTAACATGTTTTCCAGAAAGCATACGACGAAATGCTAACACATTCTCCAATAAGATGGTCTTCAAAAATCTGAAGATATAGATTGCAAGGTACGCGTAGAACCAAATTATGAACTGCATAAGGTTTtagattattttaatatattaaataatctaatactccctccgtcccattttacccgtccaaatttcctaatttggtgtcccattttacttgtccttttttacttatcaagacgagacaattttttttttcccattatacccttaggggtcgtttggtagagtgtataataataatgcaaaatatggtgtattagtaatgcttgtgttaatTATACCTGcgttagttatgcttgtatttttcttatgcagtgtttggtttgatgtattaaaaataatatatgttgtataatttttataaaaaatattttgtatgacTAAAATACCGTCTCCACTTTCTTTCCCAAACCAACGAATTGGACTTCATTGTCCATCAATTCCTCAAACAGTTTATATCCATTCCCTTTCCATAAAAAAAGTTTGTATGACAAACTTTGATTTTGCAATTCCTCATATAGAAGACAGTTGGAACATGAgggaattaaataatttttatgcaCAACTTTAGAAAATCACCAAAAATAGTCATGATTTTATAGATTAGCATGAAAAATTAagcaacaaaaaattcaaaaacaatcttcaaaaacaaagaatccaatttcacattcAAGCTCCTAATAACAGAACATTTAATTCTAGTGTAGAAGAGAAAACAATGTCTAATTatatgagaagaagaagaagatgcggtgaaatttttttatattttttcatggcagtgtagagaagagaagagaagacaAAGTACAAGAACAAAGGTAAAATACAAGGAAAATGAATATTCTAGTAGAGATTTGAGGGAAAATTTAGtcattgaatttttctttttcattgttGAAAGTTGCAGCAAAGAACCGTGGAAAAAAGATTTGGGGGAAATGTTTTAGTAGCGCTTTGAGGGGTAAATTTGTCATTTACTAATTAATACATGTGTTGAAATACttggtattactaatacataggaaataaCGAGTATTATAacacacaccttaatacacaatagtgtgtataactaatgcaagtattagttatgcatagtctaaaaaatgataccaaacatggtattattaatacacaaagaataatgcatgtattatatttttagtacaatctaccaaacgaccccttagtgtaATTGCTTACTCCTTGTTATTaacattcttgaaaaatgttgcaaagaggagtaccattaagagtacaccattaagaatataaatgatGCTTTGGTATTGACCAttcatcaatattggaactaacaacaagacacaattaagaggggcaacatggtaaagttacattaccaatcattg comes from Capsicum annuum cultivar UCD-10X-F1 chromosome 2, UCD10Xv1.1, whole genome shotgun sequence and encodes:
- the LOC107860114 gene encoding polcalcin Nic t 1, whose product is MAEDPQDIADRERVFKRFDLNGDGKISSAELGESLKLLGSVTSEEVQYMMAELDTDGDGFISFEEFEEFARANRGLIKDVAKVF